The Ignicoccus islandicus DSM 13165 sequence GAACTACCATCAGCTGCCAGTTCACGTATTCGTTGTCAGGGTGGTCGCTTAGGAAAGTGAAGGGCCCGCTCCTCTTGGGACACTCCTCGTTGGGGCATTGAAGGGGAGGCTTTAGGTAAATGTCGTCTTGGGGGACGGGGAACACCGTTCCGCAGGCCTCGCATCTGAAGTAAGCCTTCTTTATCCTCTCCTTAACTTGGGTGGTCCTAACTAGAATGCCTTCGAACATTATGAGCTTGGATATGTGGACGTCCCTTATTTCCCTTAATCTAACCTTTTCGTCCAAATTGGTGAAGCGGAGGTTGACCTTGTAGGGCGAGCCGTTGTAGAACGAGGCTAGCTCTTCCAGTACCCTCTCTAGCCTCGGTATCACCTCCTTGGGCTTCTCTATTACAGCTCTGGCCAGCTCCGTGTTGAACTCTATCAAGTCGGCGAAGTCCACCACTAGGCTCTTCTTCTTTTCCAGCACGATCTTCTTTAGGTTCTCCTTATACTTCGCTTTCCCCGCCTCGTCCTCGTAGGTCTCAATGAACTCTCGGAAAACGTCCTCTAAGGACTCCTCTTCCTTTAGTATTACTTCACTCATGTGCTTTCACCATTTCTTGGGAGAACTTTATCGAACCATTGTTTCAAGGATTCGCTTAATACATTACTCAGTATAACTTCTTCCGGAGTTAACCTTTCTATAATTTCGACACTTAGTTCCTTTTCAGATAAAAGGTACCTAAATAGCTTCATTATCCGGATTTCTGTTAGCTCCTCGAGATCGTTCTTTATTCTGATAGCTTTATTTAATATGTTCGTGATGTTCTCTATTTCGCCTAATTTGAGAGCATCTATGTTATCAATAACGTCCATAACTACTTGTTTTACAACTTTATAGAAATTAGATGGAAGCTTGACTGGATATGGACTTTCTTTGTGCTTGTTCTCTAAGAACTTAAATTTACTCACTTCTTTTGCTGCACGAAAGACATCAACCTCATTTAAGATCTTAGCATATCCGCGTTGGACTAAGTACTGTGCTAACCATCTAGGTACGTCTATTTCCGTCCCAGCACCGAGCCTCAGTATCTCTTCACCATCAAACACGGAACCTACTTCCTTTAGGACAGCAACCCTAACTTTCTCCTCTAAGAATAGTTGATCTTCCAAATCTAGAGACAATCTTAGCTTCAATTTCGGCCCATATTGACTGTAGTAGACTAGCTAGGTTATGAATCGTCGATCCTATCCTATAGTACATGCAATTTTCATTGTATAGAAGTAAGAGGTACTACTATTATAGCTGTTATCTTTTTACATACCATTAAGATGTTTCAGAAGATCAGCGGAGTTCATTTTTAAGAAATTTGCCTCTAGGGAATTTTAATCAAGGAAGGTACTACGGGTAGAAGTAGGTAATACAGAATGTCTAGCGCTTACGATCTTTTATGGGCAGAAAAGTACAGGCCTAAGAGCCTAGACGAAATCGTCGATCAAGAAGAAGTCGTTGCTCGTTTAAAGAAATTCGTTGAAGAAAAAAACATCCCTCACATGCTATTTGCAGGACCGCCTGGAACTGGTAAAACTACGGCCGCACTGGCATTAGCCCATGACCTCTATGGCGATAATTATCGCCAATATCTAATGGAACTTAACGCAAGTGATGAAAGAGGTATTGACGTTATTAGGACTAAGGTAAAGGAATTTGCACGTTCCAGAACGCCCCCAGATATTCCTTTCAAAATAGTCTTATTGGACGAAGCCGACAACATGACTGCCGATGCCCAGCAAGCTCTTAGAAGACTCATGGAAACCTTCTCTGCTACAACGCGTTTTATACTCATTGCGAACTTCCCGAGCAAGATTATCGAGCCTATTCAATCGAGGTGTGCTTACTTTAGGTTCAAACCTCTACCAAAGGACAAGGTTGTTGAAAGACTTATGTACATCTGCAAAAACGAAAACGTAAGATGCGAAAAAGAGGCACTGGAGGAAATATACCATATATCGGAAGGTGACATGAGAAGAGCAATAAACATTCTCCAAGCAGCGGCAGCCTTAGGGGAAGTAACCCGCGATAACGTTTATAAGGCAATAGGCTACGCCCATCCCGAGAAGATAAGAGATGTTTTAATGAAAGCTATATCTGGTGACTTTACTGGTGCAGCAAACGCTCTAAGGGAGATAATGATAGAATACGGCTTGTCGGGAGTAGATATAATTAAAGCTATCCACCGAGAGATAATGGGTAATAAAATCCCATTGGATGAGAGACTCAAGGTCTTAATTGCTGACTACGCTGGCGAAGTGCAATTTAGAATGGTCGAAGGCGCCGATGATGAAATACAGCTCTGGGCCTTTTTAGCTAAGTTAGCCCTCTTAGGTCCTAAGTTTAAGAGGAGGAGTTAAGCGATATGGGGAACAAGTTACCTTGGATAATAAAGTATCGTCCCAAGTCCATTGAAGAAGTAGTTGACCAAGAAAAAGCTAAAGAAGTACTTATACCATGGATTCAGAAATGGCTCCAAGGAAGTATACCAGACAAGAAGGCAGCGTTACTTTGGGGTCCTCCAGGTACGGGAAAGACGAGCCTGGTTGAAGCGATAGCAAATGAATACAATTTAGAGAAAATAGAATTAAACGCAAGCGACTTCAGACGTAAAAGTGATATAGAAAGAATAGCTATTGTAGCAGCTACTAAGAAACCCTTACCCCCCAAAAGAGGAAGAATAGTGTTATTGGACGAAGTAGATGGGTTGTCCCCAAGGGGAGATGAGGGGGCGATTACAGCAATTCTAGAGCTAGTAAAGAAAGCTAGGAACCCTGTGATCATGACAGCCAATGATCCTTGGGGTCAGCATCTGAGACCCCTTCGAGACGTGTGTCTACTAGTGGAGTTTAAGAGAATACCGAAAACGAAGGCACTCCCATACCTCATGAAGATATGTGAAGCTGAAGGTATATTTTGCGAGAAGGAAGCACTTTCATATATATGGGAGAAAAATAGAGGTGACTTGAGAGCTTGTATAAACGATATGCAGTCAATAGCAGAGGCATTCGGTAAAATAACCTTAGAGCTAGTCAAGACAATGATAGTTGAACGTGATAGAGAGTTAACCCCATGGGAAATGCTCCAAGCACTCTTTTATGCGAAGTATGCATGGCAAGCGAAGAAGGCAATTACGAGCGTTGATTTGGACTATGACACACTATTTCTCTGGATCGCTGAGAACGTTCCTAGACAGTACGGAGATGATCCCGAAGATTTGTGGCGCGGTGTAGAGGCCTTATCTAGAGCAGACGTGTACTATGGAAGGATAAAGAGGAAACTCCAGTGGAACTTACTGCCTTATTTCTTTGAGGCCCTAGGGCCTGGAGTTGCTCTAGCTAAGGAGAAATATCATCGCAGAGCCAAATGGAGCTACCCAGAAAAACTCGTTTTATTAGCACGAACTAAAGAAGAAAGGAGAATTAGAGAGGAGCTGGCATCGTTGCTTTCACGCACTGAGCACGTTTCGAAAAACTATGTTAAAGCTGAGCTCATACCTCTCCTCAAGTTCATTGCAGAAAAAAATCCTTCGTACTTCGCAAAACTTGCCTTGGGTCTCCGTCTGACGGACGAGATGATAAAGTACTTATCAAGAAAGAATTATAAACTAATAATTGAATACAAAGAGAAGTTATTAAAGGAGCTTGAAGAAACAACTAAGTCTCGTAAGTCACAGGAGACGCGAGGAAAAGTTGATGAAAGCGAGTCAAAGACTCCTTTAAAAGAAACGGCTTCGGGTGAACGCAAGGAAACAGGTAAGGAATCGAAAGGAAAGAAATCAGATAAATCAAAGAAATCGAAGACTGGTGGTCTAAGTTTGTTAGACTTCATAAGGAAAGATTGAGATCTTTTGCGCTTTCTTCGTATCTCTCTATAAGAGCTTTTTCCTTCTCTTCGATTTTCTCAATCATACCCCAATCGACCTCATGTATGAAGTACTTTTCCGCTTTCGATATTACCTTCAACTTGGATTTGTGATGTTCATAGAGCTTTCTCGCAAGCCCTTCAAATAGTTTTCTCTTACATTCACCACATAGTATTTGACCTGACCTACACTTTTCTTTCCATTCTAGAGCCTCGTGGGGAGTTAAAACGAAGGTTTCGAGCCACTTAAATACAATGCACTTATCCGGGTTACCACCCTTTTCTCTTTGCTCTTTTATTGTTGGCTGACCTCCGGTAAGGGCCCTCCATATTTTGCTCTTTATTTGATATGGATCGTCATCGATGAAAATGGCTGTTTCCGGTTTACTTGCACTCATTGGTTCCCCGGTTAATCCGGGTAAGTACTTACTGTGGATTGCGGCTGGCTTTGGAAGCTTTATGCGTTCCGCAATGTCCCTACTTAGTCTTATATAAGGGTCTTGATCGATCGCTATTGGAACCAAGCTTCTAAATCCCTTCTTCCATGTCGGGTATAATATGTGTGCAGCTTGGATGCACGAATAGAAATACTTACCAGGGTTATCGCTATCGCTGAAACCAAACACAGCTTTAACTTCGTTTAAGGTCACATGTCGCGATAATGTAATTGCCAATTGATAAACGTCCAAGAGTTTTGATGATATAAAGAAATTTGTATCTCTTTCATCGAACCCAAGAGCGGCAATGTCGAGCGCATTATCGTACGCGTAATAAAGGGAATCCTTAAGAGTATTTACCTTCCTAAAAACGTATTTTTCGTCATCGCTAAGTGGTATAAAGACTGGAACTTTGAACGTATCTTGTAACCACTTGACGAACTCGAATATCAACAAATGACCTAGGTGAAGTGCATTCGATGGACCTCGACCCGTTAGTATAGCGAACTTTTCTCCCTTCTTCCATTGAGCTATGAGTTTATCGAAATCTCTATGCGCAAATATATATCCTATTTCGAGCAACTTATGGGTACTAGGAAGCTCTTTCAGTAACTCTTTCGATATTTTCGATACACCAAAAATCTCAACCAATCGATCGTAATCGGTTATCTTTTCTAAAGCATTAGCATTTGGCATAATTCGTGCTCCCAGTAGGCTAAACTGTAAGTGGAGGTTATGTAATGAATTGATATAGTTTCGGTACCGGGCTGTAGTACCCTCATCCTTCGGGGGAGGTTCGATCTCGTCATTAACCAGTTGAAGAAATTCTTACTCTATTCTTGCAACTTTTCCCAATGCTTGACCCGGTAGATTGGGTTTGAAAACGGCTATCGCGACACCCTTTCTACCGTGGAGCCTTAGTACCTTGCCTACGTATTTGTTCCCTTTACTATCTTCATATATTATTCTTTTACCTAGAGCCATTTTGGCATCGTTAACGCTTGGAAACCTTACGAGTACTTGGTGTACGTTTTGATCGTTAGATCCCCTTCTATACGATGTAATTATGGCTTCCATTCTTCCTCCCCTGTTGCGTGGAATGCATAGGGGCTTATATTTTGGTTCTTCCCCTCATCAGGTAAAAAAGCACGGGGAGGGGTATTTTTCCAATATCTTTTTATAAGGCTCTCTTGAACCTAATAAGTTTTACGGTGGAATGAATGGAGATGCAAATGGACCTACTCGTCGAATATACTATAAGACTTGCTACTCATATGAGAATTAGGGATGAACTAAATAATCTTGATTACGCTCAAAAGGAAGTAGCGGAGAAGGTAGCGAAATTGATAGTAAGTGAAAAGAGAGGATTGAAATATTGTTCTATTTGCGCCAAAGGACCTTATACAAAGAGAGGACTATACCTTCACTTCATGCGTGTCCATAAGGATGATGTAAAGGCATTGCTCCTTCAAGAACTCGAAATGTTACCCCGAAATGAAGAAAGTGAAACTGTGAAAAATTCGATAGAAGTAGCAAGGGAAGGAGTTGAAGCTTGATAGCCTCTGATGTTCTAACTTGTAAAGCAAATCCGAGCTCATTAATCGAAAAACTAGGGAGATTGTTGGAAACAGAAATAGAGTTCCTCGAGGACGAAACAACGAAGATAATACAAAGCAATAACGGTAAGGAACAGCTACTGGAATTCAGATGCACTGCCAAAGTCATTGAGATATATTTATCTACTAAACTGGGACTAGGAGTATGGAAAGAGGTATTAGGTGAAGAGATCACTTCGACCTTTGAATGCATTGGAGAAGGCTACGTTTCAATAGCCCGAAGCCACGTTTCACCTCTCCTAGTAGTTACAATAAGTGGCAACAAGGGGTGGTTTGAAGGCTACGTCTCGCCAAAAGGACGAAAAGTTAAAGGGACATGTCCATTCCCTATCTTGACTGAACTGGCAATTCGAACGGGGATCAAGCTCGACATTTGACTATGTTTCTGATCATAAGGTACGCATCTTCACCCCAGGGGTAATAATTCTTTAGTAAGTCAACTTTTTTAAAACCATTTGCTTCATAGAATTTAATAGCTCTTTGATTAGCTACACTCACTTCGAGTACAATACAATCGATACCTTTCTCACATGCTATCTCAACTATTCTTTCAAGCATTGCTTTTCCTATTCCAATTCCTTGAAATTTGGGATCTACTGCTATATTCAAGAGGTGTATGCAACGCTTTCCTCTCTTTACTTCGACTGCTGAAAAAGCATATCCAACTATCTCATCGCCAATGAGTGCAACAATGCTCGTGTCATAGTGTAGTATTATATGACTTAGCAAAACTTGAGGTGGATATGGGTGATCGAAGGACCTTTTTTCTATTTCGTATATCCTTTGAAGGTCTAAAATTGATGGTCTTCTGAGTTTGAGGCTTAGGGACGTCCTTTCTCACCCTACTATAACTATGTTATCGGGGGAGTACCCCATTTCTTCCAATATTTCCTTTACTCGATTCCGATGATCGCCTTGCAGTTCTATTCGTCCATTTTTCACTGTCCCGCCGGTCGCTAGCTTACTCTTTAGTTCTTTTGCTAGTTTCTTAAGTCTGGTTTCGTCCATTTTGAGTCCTTCAATTATTGTAACTTCTCTCCCCCATTTCCTTTTCTCTAGTCTTATTCTGATTAGTTCCTCTTGTTCGAGCATTAACTGTTCACATAGTTCTGGGGGCAGGCCACCGCATACTGAGGGATCTAGCATAGTCATTTCCAGCCCTTCATGAACCCTATGTACTATTGTACTTTATAAACTCTTTTCTGAATGTTGTTTCGGGTTCAACGATGAGCGTTGTCTATAAATGTGCCAGATGTGGGAAAACAGTCACACCCGATGAGTTAGAGAGAATGAGAATGGGTGTTAAGTGCCCGTATTGCTATTATAAGGTCTTGTACAAGATCCGTACGAAGGGTACCGTCTACGTCAAAGCTATATAGGGATGAATGGGTCCTCGAATGCTGAAGTACGTGATGAATGTAGCCCGCATGACCTTAGGAGGTAATAATAATTATGCGCTTGCATACATTAGGAACTGGCCCAGCTTCCGGGTGGCCATCCTACGGTGTTCCTAAAAATAAATTGAGAAGGCCTAGTACGTACCTCGTGGAATGTGGAAACGACGCAATATTTATCGATACCGGATCAATAGAAGCGGTCATTGAAGGCATCAGGAGAGTAAGGAAAGTGAGTACCGTATTAATTTCTCATGCACATCTCGATCACTGGTCTGGAATAAACAATCTTCGTTGGGGACCTAAGGTACCAGTCTATCTAACAAAGGAAACGCTAGAACATCGTTATTTTTCTGAAATACGAGAAGCACCTTTCTCCTTAGTCCTAAATACGGTTGAACCCTTTAGGGAATTTGAAGTCGGTAACGTTAAAATAACGCCATTCCCATTGTTGCATATCGAAGGAACGGTAGGCTTCCTCATTAAGTGTCACGATGTGAACCTAGCTTACGCCCTTGACACGAAGGGTCTACCTAAAGAGACAATAAATTTCTTAGTTGAAAACGAAACCAAATATCTAATAATAGATAGTTCACTAAGACCGGGCGAAGACGGTAACCACAATTCTTATTTGGATGCAATAACTATAGCTAAGGAAATAGGGGCACAACTAACCTTCCTCGTCCACCTCCTCCCTCATTTAACGGAAAACGAAATTATCGAGGCAGCCAATAATTACGGCGTGCTCATTAGAATACCAGATGACGGAGAAACGTTTCAACTTACATAACGCAATAAACTATAAGGACAAATGAGCTAACGTAGTCTAACGGTAAGGTGACTAAAATTGCCTTATACGTGTATTTCTATTGAAGAGACATTTCCTGCGGCGCATTACACAAACCCAAGGCTTTCACCAGCAGGCACTCTTCACGGCCATAACTGGAAGGTGAAAGTTACTGTTTGCAAGG is a genomic window containing:
- the yciH gene encoding stress response translation initiation inhibitor YciH produces the protein MTMLDPSVCGGLPPELCEQLMLEQEELIRIRLEKRKWGREVTIIEGLKMDETRLKKLAKELKSKLATGGTVKNGRIELQGDHRNRVKEILEEMGYSPDNIVIVG
- a CDS encoding replication factor C small subunit → MSSAYDLLWAEKYRPKSLDEIVDQEEVVARLKKFVEEKNIPHMLFAGPPGTGKTTAALALAHDLYGDNYRQYLMELNASDERGIDVIRTKVKEFARSRTPPDIPFKIVLLDEADNMTADAQQALRRLMETFSATTRFILIANFPSKIIEPIQSRCAYFRFKPLPKDKVVERLMYICKNENVRCEKEALEEIYHISEGDMRRAINILQAAAALGEVTRDNVYKAIGYAHPEKIRDVLMKAISGDFTGAANALREIMIEYGLSGVDIIKAIHREIMGNKIPLDERLKVLIADYAGEVQFRMVEGADDEIQLWAFLAKLALLGPKFKRRS
- a CDS encoding DNA-directed RNA polymerase subunit P, yielding MSVVYKCARCGKTVTPDELERMRMGVKCPYCYYKVLYKIRTKGTVYVKAI
- the rimI gene encoding ribosomal protein S18-alanine N-acetyltransferase: MLDLQRIYEIEKRSFDHPYPPQVLLSHIILHYDTSIVALIGDEIVGYAFSAVEVKRGKRCIHLLNIAVDPKFQGIGIGKAMLERIVEIACEKGIDCIVLEVSVANQRAIKFYEANGFKKVDLLKNYYPWGEDAYLMIRNIVKCRA
- the trpS gene encoding tryptophan--tRNA ligase gives rise to the protein MPNANALEKITDYDRLVEIFGVSKISKELLKELPSTHKLLEIGYIFAHRDFDKLIAQWKKGEKFAILTGRGPSNALHLGHLLIFEFVKWLQDTFKVPVFIPLSDDEKYVFRKVNTLKDSLYYAYDNALDIAALGFDERDTNFFISSKLLDVYQLAITLSRHVTLNEVKAVFGFSDSDNPGKYFYSCIQAAHILYPTWKKGFRSLVPIAIDQDPYIRLSRDIAERIKLPKPAAIHSKYLPGLTGEPMSASKPETAIFIDDDPYQIKSKIWRALTGGQPTIKEQREKGGNPDKCIVFKWLETFVLTPHEALEWKEKCRSGQILCGECKRKLFEGLARKLYEHHKSKLKVISKAEKYFIHEVDWGMIEKIEEKEKALIERYEESAKDLNLSL
- a CDS encoding 50S ribosomal protein L35ae; this encodes MEAIITSYRRGSNDQNVHQVLVRFPSVNDAKMALGKRIIYEDSKGNKYVGKVLRLHGRKGVAIAVFKPNLPGQALGKVARIE
- a CDS encoding replication factor C large subunit, yielding MGNKLPWIIKYRPKSIEEVVDQEKAKEVLIPWIQKWLQGSIPDKKAALLWGPPGTGKTSLVEAIANEYNLEKIELNASDFRRKSDIERIAIVAATKKPLPPKRGRIVLLDEVDGLSPRGDEGAITAILELVKKARNPVIMTANDPWGQHLRPLRDVCLLVEFKRIPKTKALPYLMKICEAEGIFCEKEALSYIWEKNRGDLRACINDMQSIAEAFGKITLELVKTMIVERDRELTPWEMLQALFYAKYAWQAKKAITSVDLDYDTLFLWIAENVPRQYGDDPEDLWRGVEALSRADVYYGRIKRKLQWNLLPYFFEALGPGVALAKEKYHRRAKWSYPEKLVLLARTKEERRIREELASLLSRTEHVSKNYVKAELIPLLKFIAEKNPSYFAKLALGLRLTDEMIKYLSRKNYKLIIEYKEKLLKELEETTKSRKSQETRGKVDESESKTPLKETASGERKETGKESKGKKSDKSKKSKTGGLSLLDFIRKD
- a CDS encoding MBL fold metallo-hydrolase, whose translation is MRRPSTYLVECGNDAIFIDTGSIEAVIEGIRRVRKVSTVLISHAHLDHWSGINNLRWGPKVPVYLTKETLEHRYFSEIREAPFSLVLNTVEPFREFEVGNVKITPFPLLHIEGTVGFLIKCHDVNLAYALDTKGLPKETINFLVENETKYLIIDSSLRPGEDGNHNSYLDAITIAKEIGAQLTFLVHLLPHLTENEIIEAANNYGVLIRIPDDGETFQLT